GTACCGAGAAGCCAGCAGCGATGGGTACGTCCAGCAACAACGCTTCACGCACATCGAGATGTCCGTGGCCCGTATGATACACGACACCGAAGCCGACGCTGGTGTCGGCGCGCGTGGCGAAGCTCCCGAGCGCGGGCAGGGATGCGGAGAGGCCAGCCACGATACGCGTGTTCCACAACGCGCGGTCCTCGTGTTGCTCCATTCCATCGAAGGTGACGGAGAGCCGCTCCCAGGTCTGTCCGATTTCGGTGCCCACGATGGGAATGAAGCGCTTCGGCTCCTCGGCGGCGCACGGCCGCGCGACCAGGAGCCCGACCAACACCCACAGCGCGCGTCTCATTTCGTCACCCAACCGATCGGGCGTCGCGGGCTCGACAGCGCCGGATCCCACTCCACACCGATGCGAAACAGCATCTGCGCGCCGGAGGTCTGTCGCCCCGTGAGCTCCGCCAAGCGCGGGCCGTAGTCCGGGGTGAGGCTCAGCTGTTGCTCCCGGTCCTGCCGCTCCGCCATCTGATTGAGCGGGTGGATGGCTAGGCCCTGGCTCGCCGCCCACAGGGCAATACGCTGGAAAATCCGCCCGGTTCGCAGCTGCTGCTGGCGGTCGTCGCGCGCTTGGGTGGACAGGATGCAGAAGGCGAAGCCGGTGGTGTGCGCGTTCTCCATGCTGGCGATCCAGTAGTCGCCCGCCTTCTCCGCGCTCGGCTTGCCGGCAGCCTTGGCCAGTGCGCGCAGGGCGGAGCCGAAGCCCATGGCGTCGATGGTCAGGCCGTTTCGGTACTTCTCGATGTCCGCTTTCGTCTGTCGCCACCAGCGGTGGCTGGCGTTCCACATCTCGTGGTCGTTCACGATGGCGTGGGTGGCATCGATGGAGCTCGCTCGGAACGTGGCCTTGTCGCCCGTCGTGCCCAAGAACGTGAGATCGACGTCGGCGTCGTCCACCAGCGCGCGGAGGGCGGGCTCGAGTGCTTTCGGTGGCACGCCGTTCAGGTATGCGCCGCGGTTGGTGTGGCGGTGAGGGAGCGCGGCGTACAGCGCGCTCGCCGACCTGGGCGCCTCGCTGAGCGCCACGTGGGCCACGTGCGTCGCGTCGTCCGGCGTCGGCAGCCACGTGACTTCCGTGGTGCGTCCCTGCGCTGCGGCGGCAATGGAGAGGTTCTCGATGGCGCAGCCGAGACCGATGTGCATCTCGCGTCCCAGCGGGTCCATCGCGTCGAGGCTCTTGTCGAGATCGGCGAACACGTCGATGGCCTCGGGTGTGATCGCGAACAGCCAGGGCTGCGTGTTGTGCGGGCTGGCGGCGAGAATGGCGGCGGCAACCGCGATACGTTCCGGCGTGGTCTCGCCGTTCGGAAAATCCCAAGGGGCGTAGGCCACGCCCTGCTCCGCGGCGTACTGACCGCAACCGACGACCCAGAGCGCTCCAGTGGAGGCGAGCAGGGCCGAGAACCCACGGCGGCTGAGGAGAGGCTTCATGTCTCCAGAGGTAAGCAATGCAATCCGCGTTGATAATTGCCTCAAATTGCCTATCAGTTATGCTCCTTGCGCATGGATCAGCTGGTGGGCTTGCGGGTGTTCTGCCGAGTCGTGGAGCGCGGCAGCTTCTCCGCCGTGGCGCGGGAGCTGGGCATCTCGCAGCCCAACGCCAGCCGGCACGTGGCGGCGTTGGAGCAGCGCATGGGGGCGCGGCTCTTGGTGCGGACCACGCGCAAGGTGAGCCCCACGGATGCGGGGCGTGCCTTCTACGAGCGCGCCTCCCGGGCCTTGAGCGAGCTCTCGGACGCCGAGAGCGAGGTCGTGGCCGGCGTGGCAGTGCTCGCGGGCAGCTTGCGCGTGGCAGCGCCAGGGGCGTTCGGGCGCCGCTTCGTGCTGCCCGTGGTGAACGACTTCATCGAGCGGCACCCCAAGGTGGACGTAGAGCTCTTGCTCTCGGATCGCCCCATCGATCTCGTGAGCGAAGCCGTCGATCTGGCAGTGCGCATCGCCGTCCCCGGCTTCGCGTCGCTCACCCACCGCACCATCGCGACGCTCGGGCTCCAGGTCGTCGCAGCGCCGAGCTACGTCGCGCGCCGGGGTGCTCCGAAGTCCGTGGCGGATTCCGGTGAGCACGACGCCGTGCTGCACACGGACTCGCGCCAGCGCATGCTGGATCTGGTGTCCGCCGGCGCGCTGCCCGCACTGCCGGCGTTTCATGTGCGGCTCTTGTCGGACGACATCGAAGCGGTGCACCACGCGGCTCTCGCGGGGCTCGGCCTCGCGCCGTTGCCGGACTGGCTCATCGAAGACGACCTCCGCGCGGGCCGGCTGGTTCCGATCCTCAGCGAGCTGGCGCTGCCGGAAACCCCGGTGTTCGTGGTGTTCCCGGCGGGGCGCCGTCACTCGGCGCGCGTGCGTGCCTTCGTCGACGCCCTGGGCGACGCGCTCTCTGTGCGGCTTCGCGCCGGGAATCGCGCCGGACCGACATGATCTCGATCCTGGTGTCGGTCCGCCGCGGAACCACCCGAAGCGTTGCTGCGCCGGCGTCACGACAGGACTACCGTATCGCCATGCGAAGCGTGCGCGTCGGCTGCGTCGTGTTGCTGCTCATGCTCGGGGGCTGTGCCCCAGGGCCTTCGCCCGCGACGAACGCGCAGGCGGACAGCCCGGCCCGCTACCGAGCCGGCGAGCCCATTCGCTTTCATGTGTCCGGGCTGATCTGCTACTCCGAGGAGTACAACGGCGCCCTCGAGTATGGAGTCACGGACGATAGCGGGCAGGACTTGCTCTTGGTTCGTCCCCTTGGAGCGCTGGCGCAAGGAGAGCAGCTGGTGTCCTGGGCGGAGGTCGTGGACCGCGACTACACCTGGAATCAGCAGCACTTCGTGCAAACGGGCGAGAAGGATCTCGGGTCGGTGGTCGACCCGATTTTCGAGCAGCGTCCGGTGCCGCCGGGTCGCTACCAGATCTACGTGAACGAGCCGACGCAGGGGCCGGGATCCAAGTTGTCCAAGCTGGGGGAGCGCGTTTCGCTCGGGACCAGCATGTACGACGCCAAGCCGCGGGTTCGCGTCGTGCGCGCCATCGAGATCGCTCCGCCCTGAGCTAGCGCGCGCGTTCGTCGGCGATGCGGGCGTGCTCGAGCAGGACGTTGGAGATGCTGGTGCCGAGCTCGTCCTGCTCGTTCACCGCTTGCTCGGTGAACTCGAACTGCCCCGCGTTCCAGTCGAGAATGCTGAGCACGACGGCGCGGGAGCCATGCCGCGGACCGCGGCCCTCGAGCTCGGCGCGCAGGGCCCGACCGTCCCTGATGAAGATGCGCACCACGCTGGCGCCCACCAACAGCAACACGCCGGTCTTCTTCTCGATCTCGAGGAAGCCGAGCAGGGATGCGGGGGCCACGTGCTCGAGCTCTCCGCGGAGGCCGCTCTTGCCGAGCTCGGCGTCCGCCGCGATCGACTTTCGTACCAAGCGTCGCACGCGGATGAGCAGCTCGTCGGGGTTGAAGGGCTTCGGCAGGTACGCATCCACGCCCAGCTGGTAGCCGCGCAGCCGCTCGGCGTCGCCATCCAGGGAAGTGAGGAACACCACCGGCACGCTCGCGAGCTCCGGCCGTGCCCGCACCAGTCGGAGCAGCTGCCAGCCGTCCATGCGCGGCATTTGCACGTCCGTCAGGATCACGTCCGGCGGATCCTCCACGCACATCGCCAGCGCGGCGAGACCATCGGCGGTGGTCCGCACGCGGTCCCCACGCTTTCGAAAGGGCTGGGCCGCGAGCTCGCGCCAGCGCGCGTCGTCGTCCACCACGACGACATCGAGCGGGCCCTCGCGCGGCGGGCCCGGCGGCGGCGATCCCGGAACGGAAGGCATGCGGGGCTTCACAGGATGGCATGATGGGCAGCGCCCGCCTAATTTCGCGTATTTCGGCCGTTTGCGACGCAGGGCGTCGTCGGCGTTCCCTCGCCCTCGACGAGCGCCAATGGTACGGCCCCGACGGGATGCGGAAGCGAAGCAAGGCTTTGGTGTGCGCGGCGTTGGTGATGGCCGGCTGTTCGTCCGACGAGGCCAAGCCCAAGGGCGGCGGGTCGGCCGAGTACGTGCTGAAGACGACGAGCTTCGACGTGCCGGCGGGGCAGGAGAAGTACCTCTGCTACGCCCAGACCCTGGACGAGGACCTGGTCATCGACCGCTTCGACTACGCCGCACGACCGGTGATCCACCACTTCTTGCTGTCCAAGGCCATCACCCCGGAGCCCGAGGGCTTCTCCGAGTGCAACGTTCTCTTCCGCTCGTCGTGGGTGCCCATCTTCATCGCCGGCTTTGGTGACGCCACCCTCTCCACTCCCGAGGGCACCGGCCACATCCTGAAGAAGGGGACCCAGCTCGTCGTCCAGCTCCACTTGCTGAACGGCACCGCCAAGGATGTGACGGACAACATCGACATCCACATGCACCGCGCGTCGAACCCGGACGTGGATCCCGTGGGTGTGTACGCGTTCGGCACCAACAAGATCAGCTTGCCGCCCAACAAGGCCACGTCCGTGAAGAACGACTGCGTCGTGGATCGCGACGTGGACATATTCGCGTTCTTGCCGCACATGCACACCCTGGGCGTGGCGCTGTCCTTGGAAGCGGGGCCCGACGACGCGAGCATGACCGAGGTGTATCGCAAGGACCCCTGGGACTTCGATCAACAGGAAGTCGTGTCCCAGCCGCTGAAGCTGCAGAACGGCACTCACACCCGCATCACCTGCCACTACGACAACCCCACGAACCAGAGCGTGGCCTTCGGCGAGAGCTCCTTCGACGAGATGTGCTTCCTCATCGGGTTCGCGCGCAAGAAGGGCGCGGAGCTGGACGGCTGCGTGAACCTCGGGGATCCCGTGGGCGACGGCGGCGTGCCGCCCAGCCCGGACGCCGGCGTGTGCGGCGAGCAGCAACCGAACTCCCTGGGCATCGGCGCCGCGTGCACCGCCGGCGGCAACGAGTGCGGCGCGGGCCTTTCGTGCTCCGCGGATCAGGACCAAGCGCCGGCGGGCAGCACCGGCTTCTGTCTCAAGATCGGCGGCTGCAACGCCCAGGCGGACTGCGGCGGCGGCGGCGCCACCTGCTGCTCACCCGCGCAGGCCGGCGGCCTGATCAACATCTGCCTCCCCGAGGCCTGCCGCCCCGCGGACTGCATCCCGAAGTAGGCCACCCAGAGACAACCAACCGCCAAGCCGCCAAGAACGCCCGTGGCGTCTCGGCGGTTCTTCTTCTCGCTGAGCTTGGTTCCGCGGCGGACCGACAAGAACCCGGTCAGGCGGGTGGGTACATCGTGCGCAGGATCTTGGCGATGGTGCCGAGCTGCATGTTGCTCGTACCTTCGTAGATCTTGCCGATCTTCGCGTCGCGGAAGAACTTCTCCGCGGGGTACTCCTTGGTGAAGCCCACGCCGCCGAGGAACTCCACGCACATGCTCGCCGTGCGCTCCGCCACCTGGCTCGAGAACAGCTTGGCCATGGCCGCTTCCTTCACGAAGGGCTGCCCCGCGTCCTTGAGCCGCGCGGCGTTGTAGACCATCAGCCGCGCGGCCTCGATCTCCGTGGCCACCTGGGCGTACTGGAACTCGAGCCCTTGGAATTCGGCGATGGGCTTTCCGAACTGCTTGCGCTCACCCATGTAGCGCATGGCGTACTCGAAGGTGCCCTGCGCCAGGCCGATCATCTGGCTGCCGATGCCGATGCGCCCCTCGTTCAGCGTCTCGATGGCGATCTTGTAGCCCTTGCCGACCTCGCCCAGCACGTTCTCTTCGGGGACCTCGCAGTCATCCAAGATCAGCTGGGTGGTGCTGGAAGCGCGGATGCCCAGCTTGTCTTCCTTCTTGCCGACGGAAAATCCCTTGAAGCCCTTCTCCACCAAGAAGGCGGTGATGCCCTTGTAGCCCTTGGAGGGATCCACGTTGGCGAACACGATGAAGAGCGAGCTCTCGGCGCCGTTGGTGATCCACAGCTTTTCGCCGTTGAGGATCCACTTGTCGCCCTTCTTCTCCGCCTTGGCCGCCAGGGCGAAGGCGTCCGAGCCGCTGCCGGACTCGCTCAATGCGTAGGACCCGACCCACTCGCTGGTCATCTTGGGGAAGTAGCGCTTCTTCTGCTCTTCGTTGGCCCAGCGCACGATGGCGTTGTTCACCAGCGTGTTCTGTACGTCGATGAGCACCGACACGCTCGGGTCCACCACGGCCATGGCCTCCACCGCGAGGATGGCGGTGAAGAACGACGACTCCGCGCCGCCGTACTCCGCAGGGACCTCGATGCCCATCACGCCCAGCTCGAACAGAGCGGGTAACAGGCTCTTGTCCAGGGCGCCCTCGCGGTCCATGGACTCCACCTTGGGCGCCACCTGCTCCTTCGCGAAGGAGAGCACGGAGGACTGAAACATGCGTTCTTCGTCGGACAAAAGCGTGAGAGCAGACATGCGCTTGCCCTTAGCACATCGGCGCGCCGGGCTGGACCGCTCCCGGCGCGCTGGCTGACGCCTGCCGCTCAGTCCGAGCGATGCTCGATTTCCGGCGGCGCCTTGAAGAAGCGGTTCTTGTCCGGGTCGTTGTAGCGCTCGTAGTCGATGACGAAGGGCGTGATCTTGCCCTGCCCGTCCTTGAACTGAATCGTCATCGCCATGGGCACCACGCTCCGGTAGCTGCTGTCCTCCGGAAGGTCGTCGTTGGTGGCGCCGCCCGCGGAAAATAGCGTCATCAAGAGCTGGCTGTCGTCGTCGTACACGCGGGCGAAGCCGGCCTCCACCTTCTCGTGACCGCGCACCAGCGTGTGGGCGCCCACGCGCTGCAAGAACGCCTGGCTCTGCAGCCGCCCGAAGGGAAAGCGCGCGGACTGCTTCTGCAGCGACGCCGGGATCACGTCCGCGCTCGAGGGATCGCTCCACATCATCTCGAAGCGAAGGTCCCAGTCGTTCAAGCTGGACAGATCCTGGTACTTCTCCTTCAACGTGAGGTCCCGCGGGATGCCACCGTGCACGAACATGAAGCGTTCGAAGAACAGCATGTTGGGCAGCGCGTCGAAGAACTTCATGTAGTGCGCGAACACCTCGTGGGAGAGATGCGGCTTCAGCGTGCTCATCGCTTCGGAAGGCCGCACCGCGCCATACACCTTGCCTTCGTGCTCCACGTAGTACTCGTGGTTGCCGCGCAGCATGATCACGTGCTCCGGCGCCGTGGCGAACAGCTGCATCGCCGAGCGCAGCACGCCCTGATAGCTGAACATGCCACGGTCGATGTAATCCCCGAGCAGCACCAGCCGCGGATACGGGTTATGCACCGGATCGTTCTTGTACTTGCCGACCTTCTCGAAGAAGTCGGTCTGCATCAGCACGGCCTTCAGGCAGCTGTAGCAGCCGTGCAAATCCCCCACCACGATCAGCTCGTGGCTCTCCCCAGGCTTGGTGGGGCACACGTACACATGACCGTCCAAGAACGGATCCTGCCCCGCAAATTCAGTAATTTTTTGTTTGCCGGCCAGCCGCGAGCTCGACGCGTTCCGCTGGGCGTCGAGCACGGCCATGACCTTGTCCATGAGCGCTTCGTCCGCCTGCACCTGTTGCATCAGACGGTCGCGATCCGCGGTGTAGTTGTGCTCGAACTGATCGAAGAAGGGGTGGTTCTCCGTGGCGGGAACCGGCGCGCCGGCTTCGGCGATGGCCACCGGCGGTCGCGCGGCCTCGTCGTCCAGAAGCTCCACGCCCAGATCCTCTTCCAACAGATCCGCGAGCTCGCCCCGAAACTTGGCTTCCGCCGGGTGCACCTGGCCGTCCGCCTGGATCAGCTCGTCGATGGTGTCCATCAGCTGTTCCTGATTCCCGGCGTCGAAGCTCTTGAAGATCTCGAAGCAGTGCAGCTTGAGCTTGGCGTGGACGAAGTCGTCCTGCTTCTCGCCGGCGGCCACGGCTTCGTCGAACAGCGCCCGCACCTGGCGATCGATGCCCTCGAACACCTCGTGGAAGTGCTTCGTGAACTTGGTCGTCAGCTCTTGCCGCAGCTTCGGGTCCTGCTCGGAAACCGCGCCGGCCACGCGATGGGCAACCAGCTTCTCGATGTACTCCTTGACGAAGCTCTTCTCCGACGCGTCGAAATCACCGTCGATGTACCCGAAGGTCGTCAGATAGAAGATCACCGCGCGCATCTGCTTGTCGGCGGTGGGCCCATCGCTGCTGAAAGTGAGCATCGTGCTCGAAGATAGCCTTTTCGCGCCGTGATCTCAGCCCATAGCCAACCCCAGGCGCGTTGCGGTGACGCAAGGTACGGAAATGTCAGCCACACGCGCACGTTTGAGACGTTCGGTGTCTGGGTCCACAACCCCGCGCCGCCGCTCTTCGGTGCCTTCGGACGTTTGGTAGGGGAGCACGGGAAGAGCAGATTCGCCTTCTTCCGCGAAGGCGTTCGGCCGCTGAGGAAGCCGAAGCGCGGCACGAGCTTCTGCTCGCGTTGTCGACTCGAGGCTTCAAGAAGGCGCAAGCCCGGAAGGCGACGGCAGGGCTCCGACGCTATGGACAGCCCGTCAGCTCGTTGCGCACACAGATTCCACCTTCGCAGTGGAGGGTGGAAGTGCAGAACTCCGAATGCGCGCACGTGTCGCCCTCGTAGGCGAGGGGGCTGCAGGTGTCGAAGTAGCAGTGGAGACCGGCCGCACAATCCGAAGTGTACGTGCAAGATTCCCCCGCCTTTGCCCAGGTGTGGGGTGACTTCGCTTCGCAAATCCCAGCGTGACAGGTGGCAGTGTACGTACATGACTGGCTGGCACACGCTGCGCCGATGGCCAGGCCTGGGCTACACGACCCCCCCTTGCACTGGAGCCCCCCGGCGCACGACGTCTGTGCATGTCTCTCCCCCGAAGACCTCCCTTCGACAGACAATGCCATCACAAACGTATCCGTCCAGACACCTTGGCCCTTGGTAGGCCGCACAGGCGCTCCCCGGCTGCAGCAACTTGGGGCGATCCAGGCACTGACCGCAGGCTTGCCAGAATCCCGTACACGTTGAGCTCTCGCATTGCTCATCTATACCCACTGTTCACCTGGGTTGACCACCACCGATGCCACTCCGGCGAGAGCGACGGACGGGCGCGCCGCCGTTGCGCCGTGTTGGTCGAGGGCGGGCCAAGCGGTCCGAAGATCTGGAGCTATGACGATGCGAGACGAGTGCGAAGCGGACGACAGAATTCGACACCGCGAATGCGATTTCAGTTGACGAGCTTGCGGCCGCTCCGCGCGTTCATTTCGCCGCTCTCGTTCGCAAACCGCCCGCGCAGCGCACGTGCGCCCACTGGGCGAGCGTTCGAAACGAAATCGATCTTCAAAGTGCCCGCGCGCTCGAAAGCGCCTCGAGGGGGCGCTGAAGAAGGCGAAATTTCCCGTGGTATGCCGTGGGAAACCACGGGGGTTTGTCATGTCATCGTCCAAAGCCATTTCCGTAGAACTGTCTGCCACCGAGCGCACTTCGCTTTCCGCACTTCAAGACCTCTCCAATCGCGACCTCTGGTCGAGCGCGGTCGTTGCCAACGCGGGTCGTCGCAAGGCGACCGCGCACTTGGTCGCGCATCTCGCTGAAATCGAGCGGCGCGAGCTCGTGTACGACGAGGGATACTCCTCCATGTACGACTTCTGCGTCCGCGGCCTCGGGATGAGTGAGGGCACGGCGTATCGGAGCATCGCCGGGGCGCGGGCAGCGCTCTCGTTTCCGGTGGTGCTCTCGCTGCTCGCGGACGGAAACTTGCACCTTTCTGGGCTTTCGCTCTTGGCTCCGCGGCTCACTCGGGAGAATCACGCTGCGCTCCTGGAAGAAGCCGCCGGCAAGACGAGCGCGGGGATTCGCGTGGTGCTCGCGCGCTGGTTCCCGAAGCCCGACGTCCCGGATCGGGTCAAACCCAGTGCCGGGAAAGGGTCGCGGGCCGGCGTCGAGCCGCTCTCGGAAGGGCGCTTCGAGGTGCATTTCAGCGCCAGCGAGAGCCTGAAAGCGAAGCTCGAGCACGCCCAGAATCTGATGAGCCACGTGAGCCGGGAGCTGGAGGTCGTGGTCGAACGGGCGCTGGATGCGCTGATTCGCGAGCTAGAGAACAAGCGCTGGGGCAAGACGGACAAGCCGCGCCGCTCCCGCGGAACGAAGCCGGGCGAGCCCGGCCGTGCGGCCCGACGCGAGGTGTACGAGCGGGACGGCGCCCAGTGCTGCTTCGTGTCGGAGTCCGGCGTGCGCTGCACGGCAAGGGCGTTTCTCCAGTATGACCACATCGAAGCCACCGGCATCGGTGGTGGCGATGGCGCCTCCAATGGTCGGATCTTTTGTGCCAGCCACAATTTGAATGCGGCCAAGAAGACCTTCGGCCGCGAGTACGTCGAAGAGAAAATTCGCCTTCGTCAGCGAAGGCATTCAGACGCTGAGGACACCGAGGCGCGGGAGAAGCAAGACAAGCTCCTCTTGGCGCTGACGACTCAAGGGTTCAAAAAGGCCGAAGCCAAGAAGGCGACGGAGAAGCTCGTTGGAGAAGCCCGCATCCTCTCGCTGGAAGAGCTACTTCGGCGTGCACTGGCGCTGCTCGTTCCGCGATAAGCGGGATGCGCGCGCGGGCTGATTCCGCGCCGAACCGACAAGCTGCCCGGTGGGAAGAATCGTCATTGGGCTGCCGCTTGTGAGAGAGGACCGACTCAGGTGAGCACTGGGGTTAGATTGCACGGTTCCTTCCCGGCGCGCTTGCCGGGAGGGGGCTTGCACGCGCGCGGCAGGGCCGGCCCGTTGAGACTGCACAGCGCGGTCGCATAGGCGGTCGCGCAGCCCTGGTACCATTGCGCGGAAATGCCCGTGTCAGCGGCGGACAGCACCAGCTCACACTCGCGAGACTTCTGGAACACACAGCCAGGTTGGTCACCTCCGACCACGTCGTACCCCGCGGGTGCACATTCTGGGATGCGCGAGCAGAACGCTTCGGCATACGCAACGCACGCCTGCTGCTCTGAGGTCGAAAGACCGCCGCTGTCATCGGGGGCCTTTTCGGCACCGCCACAACCCATGGCTGCG
The window above is part of the Polyangiaceae bacterium genome. Proteins encoded here:
- a CDS encoding LysR family transcriptional regulator is translated as MDQLVGLRVFCRVVERGSFSAVARELGISQPNASRHVAALEQRMGARLLVRTTRKVSPTDAGRAFYERASRALSELSDAESEVVAGVAVLAGSLRVAAPGAFGRRFVLPVVNDFIERHPKVDVELLLSDRPIDLVSEAVDLAVRIAVPGFASLTHRTIATLGLQVVAAPSYVARRGAPKSVADSGEHDAVLHTDSRQRMLDLVSAGALPALPAFHVRLLSDDIEAVHHAALAGLGLAPLPDWLIEDDLRAGRLVPILSELALPETPVFVVFPAGRRHSARVRAFVDALGDALSVRLRAGNRAGPT
- a CDS encoding response regulator, translated to MPSVPGSPPPGPPREGPLDVVVVDDDARWRELAAQPFRKRGDRVRTTADGLAALAMCVEDPPDVILTDVQMPRMDGWQLLRLVRARPELASVPVVFLTSLDGDAERLRGYQLGVDAYLPKPFNPDELLIRVRRLVRKSIAADAELGKSGLRGELEHVAPASLLGFLEIEKKTGVLLLVGASVVRIFIRDGRALRAELEGRGPRHGSRAVVLSILDWNAGQFEFTEQAVNEQDELGTSISNVLLEHARIADERAR
- a CDS encoding acyl-CoA dehydrogenase translates to MSALTLLSDEERMFQSSVLSFAKEQVAPKVESMDREGALDKSLLPALFELGVMGIEVPAEYGGAESSFFTAILAVEAMAVVDPSVSVLIDVQNTLVNNAIVRWANEEQKKRYFPKMTSEWVGSYALSESGSGSDAFALAAKAEKKGDKWILNGEKLWITNGAESSLFIVFANVDPSKGYKGITAFLVEKGFKGFSVGKKEDKLGIRASSTTQLILDDCEVPEENVLGEVGKGYKIAIETLNEGRIGIGSQMIGLAQGTFEYAMRYMGERKQFGKPIAEFQGLEFQYAQVATEIEAARLMVYNAARLKDAGQPFVKEAAMAKLFSSQVAERTASMCVEFLGGVGFTKEYPAEKFFRDAKIGKIYEGTSNMQLGTIAKILRTMYPPA
- a CDS encoding serine/threonine protein phosphatase; translation: MLTFSSDGPTADKQMRAVIFYLTTFGYIDGDFDASEKSFVKEYIEKLVAHRVAGAVSEQDPKLRQELTTKFTKHFHEVFEGIDRQVRALFDEAVAAGEKQDDFVHAKLKLHCFEIFKSFDAGNQEQLMDTIDELIQADGQVHPAEAKFRGELADLLEEDLGVELLDDEAARPPVAIAEAGAPVPATENHPFFDQFEHNYTADRDRLMQQVQADEALMDKVMAVLDAQRNASSSRLAGKQKITEFAGQDPFLDGHVYVCPTKPGESHELIVVGDLHGCYSCLKAVLMQTDFFEKVGKYKNDPVHNPYPRLVLLGDYIDRGMFSYQGVLRSAMQLFATAPEHVIMLRGNHEYYVEHEGKVYGAVRPSEAMSTLKPHLSHEVFAHYMKFFDALPNMLFFERFMFVHGGIPRDLTLKEKYQDLSSLNDWDLRFEMMWSDPSSADVIPASLQKQSARFPFGRLQSQAFLQRVGAHTLVRGHEKVEAGFARVYDDDSQLLMTLFSAGGATNDDLPEDSSYRSVVPMAMTIQFKDGQGKITPFVIDYERYNDPDKNRFFKAPPEIEHRSD